The genomic segment GCACCGAGGCGCGCGGGCCCCATCGGTCACGGCGAGGCGCAGGACCGCGTGACGCTGCTGCCGGAGACGGGCTTCGACATGCAGGTGCTCATCCCTGACGGCATCTTCGCCAACCCCTTCGGCTCGCCGCTCGGGCGCCCTCGCGACCCCGCCGTCAGGTTGGCGCTCTCCAAGGCGTTCAACAACGCCTCGGCCGCCGCGCAGGAGGAGTGCCCGGACCAACTCATCGGCACGGCCATCATCCCGTTCCAGGACGTCCAGGAGTCGTGCCTGGAGGCGACGCGGGCGGTCAAGGACCTTGGCCTGAAGGCGATCACGATCAACGGCAACTGGGTCGGCAGGAACTACGACGCCACGGAGCTGTACCCGTTCTGGCGCACCGTCAGCGAGCTTGACGTGCCGCTGTACGTCCACCACAACCCGTTCCAGTGCCAGGTGCACGACCACATGCCCACCACCTACACGCTTGGGTGGGAGCGCATGAACCGCATGCACATCAGCAACTACCTGGGTTTCGCCTTCGAGTACATGATGGGCATGGCCAGCCTGACCCTGGGCGGCGTCCTGAACGAGTTCCCGGACCTCAAGTTCGTCTTCTTCGAGTCCGGCGGTTCCTGGCTGCCGTGGCTGATGTACACCCTCGACCGGACGCACCACGTCGAGCCGCAGTGCTCGCGCGTGCCGAACCCGCCGAGCGAGTACATCCGGCGCTCGTGCCTGGTGGCCGTCGAGCCCGACGAGTGGTGCCTGCCGAGCGCCATCTCGGCCATCGGCAGCGACAACTTCATCATCGGCAGCGACTACCCGCACCCGCCGTCGACGTACCCGAACACCGCGGCGGGCATCGAGAACATGGAAGGCATCACCCAGGAGGACAAGGAGAAGATCCTGGGCACGAACATCGCGCCCTGGCTCGGGGTGAAGTAGGGGATAAGAGTAGCAGGCAAGCGAACGGGGCCGCTCGCCCACGAGATTATGGGGCGAGCGGCCCCGTCGTGCGTGGATAGTCTGTTGTAGTGCCACCGGCTAACCCAGCAGCCGCTCCCCAGACGCCACAGCCTCCGTCCACGCCGCGGTCCCCGATACTTCCGGCACGCTCACCGGCGGCGCAGGCGCGGACCGGTCCCGCAGCCCCATCTCCCAGTACCCCACGGGGTGCCACTTCCCCAGCTTGTATCCAACGTCGGTGAGGGTGCCGACGTGCCGGAACCCAAGCGATTCGTGCAGCGCGACGCTCGCGTCGTTCGGCAGCGCGATGACGGCGTAGGCATTGTAGTAGCCGAGGACGCGCAGGCATGCGAAGAGAGAGGTGTACAGCGCCTTCCCAACGCCCTGCCGGTGATGCCCGTCCTTGACGTAAACGGACACCTCAACCGACCACTGGAACGCGGCCCGCTGCCGATGCGCGCCGGCGTAGGCGTAGCCAGTGACCTCATTCCCGTCGACGCACACGAGCCACGGGAACCGCTGCAGCGTGGTCACGATGCGCTGAGCGACCTCGTCGGCGGACGGGGGCTCCATCTCGAACGACACGGCGGAATCGCGAACGTGAGGCGCGTAGATGCTCGCGCATTGCAGCGCGTCCGCCGGTGTCGCGAGTCTGATGATGCGTGGTGTTGGCATGACGTGCAACGGACGCCGCCGTGACGGCTACGGCGTCAGCGTGGACTTCTCCGGCAGCATCTCCATGCCGTTCAGGACGCAGGAGATCATG from the Chloroflexota bacterium genome contains:
- a CDS encoding amidohydrolase family protein, with product APRRAGPIGHGEAQDRVTLLPETGFDMQVLIPDGIFANPFGSPLGRPRDPAVRLALSKAFNNASAAAQEECPDQLIGTAIIPFQDVQESCLEATRAVKDLGLKAITINGNWVGRNYDATELYPFWRTVSELDVPLYVHHNPFQCQVHDHMPTTYTLGWERMNRMHISNYLGFAFEYMMGMASLTLGGVLNEFPDLKFVFFESGGSWLPWLMYTLDRTHHVEPQCSRVPNPPSEYIRRSCLVAVEPDEWCLPSAISAIGSDNFIIGSDYPHPPSTYPNTAAGIENMEGITQEDKEKILGTNIAPWLGVK
- a CDS encoding GNAT family N-acetyltransferase, coding for MPTPRIIRLATPADALQCASIYAPHVRDSAVSFEMEPPSADEVAQRIVTTLQRFPWLVCVDGNEVTGYAYAGAHRQRAAFQWSVEVSVYVKDGHHRQGVGKALYTSLFACLRVLGYYNAYAVIALPNDASVALHESLGFRHVGTLTDVGYKLGKWHPVGYWEMGLRDRSAPAPPVSVPEVSGTAAWTEAVASGERLLG